From the Dehalococcoidales bacterium genome, the window TGTTCGGGCTAATGGAAGTCCAGGCACGGCGACCCTCGCTCTCCAACGGTTTTATTAAACCAAGGGGGAATCGGTCTGCCGTGCCTTTAAAGCTTATATTACCATCTTTCAAACATACAAGGGGGACACAGGGGGTGAGGTCGAGTTCCCTAATCCCTCTCCCTTTTACTTTCCCTTCTCTTTATAGTAACATGGCTTGGTTGTCAACCGGAGAGTATATGAAAAATCTCAAAGACGTCAAGATCAAAGTCAATCCGACCATCACACCGGAGCAGCTGTTCGCGTTCTACCGGCGCAATCATATCTGCGAGGAGGGGTACGGGAAGGAGAAAGCCGCCCGCCCGTTAAGTCGCAGCAGCCTTATCGTGGGGGCTTTTTGGGAAGAGGAACTGGTGGGTATCGCCCGGGCTATGTTTGACGGGCTGAGCGCCGCCGTCATGGAGTTCTGTGTTGACCTGGCATACCAGGGCAAAGGCATAGCCTACGAAAACGGGTCGCTCATCGGCGGGGATGAAAGCGGGCTGGGCAAAAAGCTGGGGGAGACACTGGTTAACGAGTTGTTCCGGATAGGGGCAGACTTTATTTCCATCTACATATTCGGAGAATACGAGGCGGGCTTTTATCAATCATTGGGGTTTGAACCGCTGACCGGGCACAGCGCCTATTACATAGATAAAAGGCCCTACCGTCGCGATGAACGCTATATCACCCGCCGCCGGGACTAGAGAGAAAAACCGGCTAAATCAATTTACTTCCCTTTCAATATTATGTTATAATGGCTCGTATTAAATAATAATATAGACAAAGTGGAGAATTAACTTGGACAGAGAAAGAAAAACAGCCATTATCGGTGATTACCGGGCTAAAGAAGGCGATACCGGCTCGACCGAGGTACAGGTCGCTATTATCACCGAGCGCATCACGCAGCTTACCACTCACATGGCGGCCAACCGCAAGGACTTTCACACGCAGCGGGGTTTGCTCAGGCTCGTCGGGCAGAGGCGGAGGCTTTTGTCGTATCTCAGCCGTGAGGATGTGGGGCGGTATAACGCTTTGATTAAAAAACTGGGATTACGCAAATAAAGCCTGTTGGTTGGAGGGAGTATTTCATTGGAACCGCAATCTGTAAGTCAAAACATTGGTGGCCGTACCCTATCTATTGAAACGGGCAAGCTGGCACAGCAGGCCAACGCCTCGGTAATCGTCCGCTACGGGGAGACCGTGGTCCTGGTTACCGTCTGCTTTAACAGGGAACCTAGGGAAGGGGTGGATTTCCTGCCCCTGACTATCGATTATGAAGAGCGGCTCTATGCCGCCGGTAAAATCCCGGGCGGCTTTATCCGCCGGGAAGGGCGCCCCTCGGAGGCGGCCACCTTGGCCTGCCGCATGACGGACCGCCCTATCCGCCCGCTCCTCCCCAAGAGCTGGCACAGTGAGATTCAGGTAGTCACTACCGTGCTTTCCGCTGACCAGGAGAATGACCCGGATATCCTTTCCGTCATCGGCTCCTCGGCGGTGCTGACCCTTTCGGAGATACCTTTTGACGGGCCTATCGGCGCGGTCAACGTGGGCTATATCAACGGCGAGCTGGTGCTGAATCCCAAGATGGCGCAGTATGACGAAAGCCAGTTAGACCTCGTTGTGGTCAGCACTAAAGACAAGGTTATCATGGTGGAGGCCGGGGCCAAAGAAGTCGGCGAGGACATCGTCCTCAAGGCGGTCAAGTTCGCCCATGAGGCCAACCAGGATATTATCCGGATGCAGGAAGAGCTTCAGCGCCTGACCGGTAAGACTAAACTGCCCGTGCCGGAAGAAAAAATCAAGTCGGAAGCGCTGGCCGCCCTTGCCAGGGTTGTTGATGAAAAGCTGGAAACCGTCCTCCGTGAGACGGATAAAAATACCCGCGAGCAGATGCTGGAAGCCCTCATTGAAGAGCTGGTCCGCAATGCCGGTACAGGCGTTACGGAAAACGATATCGCCGCCGCCATTGACGCCCGCGTTAAGGCGGAAGTAAGGGCGGACGTGCTGGATAAAGGGCGGCGCATCAGCGGCCGCTCCCTCACGGAAATCCGTCCCCTCAGCTGTGAAGTGGGCCTTTTGCCCCGCACTCACGGCTCCGGTATGTTCACCCGCGGTCAGACCCAGGTGCTCAGTATTACCACCCTCGGCTCCACCCGCAAGGAGCAGATGCTGGACGGGCTGGGACTGGAAGAAAGCAAGCGTTTCATTCACCATTACAATTTCCCCGGCTATTCCACCGGCGAGGTCCGGCGCGTTGGTTCGCCGGGGCGGCGGGAAATCGGGCACGGCGCCCTGGCCGAGCGCGCCCTGGTGCCCGTCCTACCCACCGATGCCGAGTTCCCTTACACTATCCGCCTGGTCTCTGAGGTTTTAAGCTCCAGCGGCAGCACTTCCATGGCCAGTGTCTGCG encodes:
- a CDS encoding GNAT family N-acetyltransferase, coding for MKNLKDVKIKVNPTITPEQLFAFYRRNHICEEGYGKEKAARPLSRSSLIVGAFWEEELVGIARAMFDGLSAAVMEFCVDLAYQGKGIAYENGSLIGGDESGLGKKLGETLVNELFRIGADFISIYIFGEYEAGFYQSLGFEPLTGHSAYYIDKRPYRRDERYITRRRD
- the rpsO gene encoding 30S ribosomal protein S15, with amino-acid sequence MNLDRERKTAIIGDYRAKEGDTGSTEVQVAIITERITQLTTHMAANRKDFHTQRGLLRLVGQRRRLLSYLSREDVGRYNALIKKLGLRK